A region from the Candidatus Bathyarchaeota archaeon genome encodes:
- a CDS encoding cysteine hydrolase encodes MMKQMTNAALLIMDMQVGNFSEPNPIYKGNELLKKAKNLISKARSSIPIVFIQNNGGSGDPDEYGTAGWRIHPSIEPMQDDVVIQKRTPDAFHKTNLNDELKSRGIKKLVVVGLQTEYCIDTTCRSAFNLGYEVILVKDSHSTWDSSILTAEQIIEHHNNVLSGFFVVLKNESEVIF; translated from the coding sequence ATGATGAAACAAATGACAAATGCTGCGTTGTTAATCATGGATATGCAAGTAGGGAATTTCTCGGAACCTAATCCAATCTACAAAGGAAATGAACTTTTGAAGAAAGCGAAAAACCTAATTTCTAAGGCAAGGTCATCAATACCTATTGTGTTTATCCAAAATAATGGCGGTAGCGGCGATCCAGACGAGTATGGTACTGCTGGTTGGCGAATTCATCCTTCTATAGAACCGATGCAAGATGATGTTGTGATTCAAAAGAGAACTCCTGACGCCTTTCATAAAACAAATCTGAATGATGAATTAAAATCTAGAGGCATCAAGAAACTGGTTGTTGTAGGTTTACAGACAGAGTACTGCATTGACACTACTTGTCGTAGTGCCTTTAATCTAGGTTATGAAGTCATCTTAGTTAAGGATTCTCATAGTACCTGGGATTCTTCAATTCTCACAGCAGAACAGATAATCGAGCATCATAACAATGTCCTGAGTGGATTCTTCGTAGTTCTGAAGAACGAAAGTGAAGTAATATTCTAA
- a CDS encoding alkylmercury lyase family protein, translating to MSNSSYSIQILPNLGARLRVLDRLSQIPQTLGEYGDLLQEYIKKCLKEPQLKAYFQEIYKGKKIFGQVDYKTRHRVLIPSGRQVYVACTLDALIEGFFLPIEIDSSCFHCDQQIRIKVSQGTIDFMEPSSTVMWLGASKEGEGPCITTLCPYINFFTSSGHVDEWRDKNPNELGIMLTLQQSLELARKGYWEPLHLLKSETIQT from the coding sequence ATGTCTAATAGCTCATACTCGATTCAAATCCTACCTAACCTTGGAGCAAGGCTTCGGGTGTTGGATCGTCTAAGCCAGATTCCACAGACTTTAGGCGAGTATGGTGACCTTCTTCAAGAATATATTAAGAAGTGTCTAAAAGAGCCGCAGTTGAAAGCATATTTTCAGGAAATCTATAAAGGCAAGAAAATTTTTGGTCAAGTAGATTACAAAACTCGTCATAGAGTTTTGATTCCAAGCGGAAGACAGGTTTACGTAGCCTGCACTCTTGACGCTTTGATTGAAGGTTTTTTTCTGCCGATAGAAATCGATTCTTCATGTTTTCATTGCGATCAACAAATAAGAATAAAGGTGTCTCAAGGAACTATCGATTTTATGGAGCCTTCATCTACCGTCATGTGGTTGGGTGCCAGCAAAGAGGGTGAAGGTCCTTGTATCACAACTCTTTGCCCTTACATAAATTTCTTCACTTCTTCTGGGCATGTAGATGAGTGGAGAGACAAGAACCCTAATGAGCTTGGCATAATGCTTACTCTTCAACAAAGCCTTGAGCTGGCCAGAAAAGGCTATTGGGAACCTTTACATCTACTTAAATCTGAAACTATACAAACATGA
- a CDS encoding PadR family transcriptional regulator — MLSFYILWVLSKKSMNGQEIAEELGKRRGTKPTAGTIYPALKELRKKGLIEMERKGRTTNYTLTKNGREEMEKACRYFCSAFGEIVHEYEEKQ, encoded by the coding sequence ATGCTGTCCTTCTACATACTCTGGGTTCTATCAAAAAAATCTATGAATGGACAAGAGATTGCTGAAGAGCTCGGGAAAAGAAGAGGTACGAAACCAACAGCAGGAACAATATATCCCGCGTTAAAAGAGCTTCGAAAAAAAGGACTGATAGAAATGGAAAGAAAGGGCAGAACAACCAACTACACGTTGACAAAGAATGGCAGAGAAGAAATGGAAAAAGCTTGCAGATACTTCTGCAGTGCTTTTGGAGAGATTGTCCACGAATATGAGGAGAAACAATAG
- a CDS encoding radical SAM protein, producing MIIKETYAKTILSKSKISDYTINPYIGCEHGCTYCYARFMKRFTGHKEPWSTFVDVKINAATLLNREIKRKQPGRVWVSGVCDPYQPIEKKYRITRKCLEILSKQDWPVTIQTKSPLVLRDLDLLMKFSDLEAGFSIATADENIRKIFEPNSPTIRERIDTLEKLHYSGLKTYAMIAPLLPGAEELVTLLSDKVDHVLIDRMNYHYADWVYKKYGLEYAMTDRFFREKKEELARALERKETPYQLLF from the coding sequence ATGATCATCAAAGAAACCTACGCAAAAACAATCCTATCAAAATCCAAAATCTCAGACTACACGATAAACCCATACATCGGCTGTGAACATGGATGCACCTATTGCTATGCACGGTTTATGAAGAGATTCACTGGTCATAAGGAGCCATGGAGTACATTCGTTGATGTGAAAATCAATGCCGCAACTCTACTGAATCGTGAAATAAAAAGGAAACAACCTGGCAGAGTTTGGGTGAGTGGAGTATGCGATCCATATCAACCCATCGAAAAAAAATATCGAATAACCCGGAAGTGTCTTGAAATCCTGTCGAAGCAGGATTGGCCGGTAACAATCCAAACTAAATCTCCTCTTGTGTTGCGTGACTTAGATTTGCTGATGAAATTCAGTGACCTTGAGGCAGGGTTTTCAATAGCTACAGCTGACGAAAATATCAGAAAGATTTTCGAGCCCAACTCACCTACAATTAGAGAAAGGATTGATACTTTAGAGAAACTACACTATTCAGGTCTTAAAACTTACGCGATGATAGCACCGTTACTCCCAGGAGCTGAAGAATTAGTGACGCTTCTAAGCGATAAAGTTGATCATGTGCTAATCGACAGAATGAACTATCATTATGCTGATTGGGTCTATAAAAAGTATGGACTGGAATATGCGATGACTGACAGATTCTTCAGAGAGAAGAAAGAAGAACTTGCCAGAGCATTAGAAAGGAAAGAGACTCCTTATCAACTACTATTTTAA
- a CDS encoding gamma-glutamylcyclotransferase has protein sequence MVKVWQYGSNMHEKRINQRLKDAARFAGLAIKRGYKLAFTHTNKDGVGVSDVVKANADDYVIGCLFEIPEDKMPSLDSFEGAHSKSYKRIDDFVVIRLDDALNDTREKMLATTYVVVNKEERPRTNSKYANHILKGIREHKMGVEYFIKVRGIILENNPNIEGDLICYSHC, from the coding sequence ATGGTAAAGGTCTGGCAGTATGGTTCCAATATGCATGAAAAGCGGATTAATCAAAGACTAAAAGATGCTGCCAGGTTTGCTGGGCTAGCAATAAAGAGAGGATACAAGTTGGCTTTCACCCATACTAATAAAGATGGAGTTGGAGTTTCTGATGTCGTAAAAGCTAATGCTGATGATTATGTCATTGGTTGTCTATTTGAGATACCAGAAGATAAAATGCCGAGTCTAGATAGTTTTGAAGGGGCGCATTCAAAGTCTTATAAGAGGATCGATGATTTTGTTGTGATAAGGCTTGATGATGCATTGAATGACACAAGAGAGAAGATGCTTGCAACAACATATGTTGTTGTCAACAAAGAAGAAAGACCTAGAACAAATTCTAAGTATGCTAATCATATCTTGAAAGGCATCAGAGAACACAAAATGGGAGTTGAATACTTCATTAAGGTAAGAGGTATTATCCTTGAGAACAATCCAAACATTGAAGGAGACTTAATTTGCTATTCTCATTGTTAG
- a CDS encoding low molecular weight phosphatase family protein, translating to MKILIVCSGNAYRSPVAEALLKKSKPEIEVDSAGTDPAIPISEAAKTYLAKENAQEYLKRAPESLDEKELGNYDLIVAMKPKHKESILNVCPQCASKIVVWNIDDPYFLPHGYAGKIFNQIKDKVAELANSL from the coding sequence ATGAAAATTTTGATTGTGTGCTCGGGAAATGCTTATCGGAGTCCAGTAGCAGAAGCTTTACTGAAGAAGTCCAAGCCAGAGATCGAGGTAGACTCTGCAGGGACAGATCCAGCAATTCCAATATCTGAAGCTGCAAAAACGTATTTAGCAAAAGAAAACGCTCAAGAATATCTGAAGCGTGCCCCCGAGAGTTTAGATGAGAAAGAACTTGGGAACTACGATCTTATCGTAGCTATGAAGCCTAAACACAAAGAAAGTATCTTGAACGTGTGCCCACAATGTGCAAGCAAAATTGTTGTGTGGAACATTGACGATCCGTACTTTTTACCCCATGGATACGCTGGGAAGATATTCAATCAGATCAAAGATAAGGTTGCAGAGTTGGCCAATTCACTATAA